Part of the Gemmatimonadota bacterium genome is shown below.
CATCGCGCAATTCCGCGACATCGATCATCCGGACGTTTTCACGTGGCTGCGTGGCTTCACCGACATGGACTCGCGCGAGACTGCGCTGGCGGCCTTCTACGATGGGGCGGCGTGGATCGCGCATCGCGATGCGGCGAACGCGACGATGATCGACTCCGACAACGTGCGCCTGCTCCGTCCGGCGACTCCCACATCGGGCTTCGAGCATGGGAAAGAGGGTCGAGCGGACATCTGCGCGACGCGCATTCCGACCGGACTCACCGTCGTCACCATCTATACGATTGCGCCGCATGCGAGCGCCGGCTTCGTGGACTTCTTCGAGCGAACGATTGCACCGGAGCTGACTGCAAGCGGCGCGCATCCGCGCGCAATGTTGGAAACAAAGCCGGCCGAAAATACATTCCCGCGACTGCCGGTGCGCGAGGGCGAACATGCATTCGTGTGGTTCGCGCAGTTCGACGATGTCGGTGCATACGACCGTCACTGTGCCAAGCTTTGCGCATCACGCGAATGGAGCGAACGGAAGCACGCGTTGCTGGAGGAGCGACTGTGCGCGCCGGTGGAGCGCTGGCGGCTGACTCGAACTGCGCGCTCTCTGCCTCTCTCATACTCGCGATGTGACCTTTCGGATCAGCTATCGCGTGGGCAGGGAGATCCGTGAGTAGACGAACGAACGTGCAGCGAAGTCTGCGGTGCTGTACTCTGCTTGCAGCGCTGCTGCCGTTGCGCCTGTCGGCTCAGGCCGGTTCCGACAGCCTACGGCAGTCCCTCAGTGATGCGTGGTGGACTGGGCCCGTTGCGGCAGCCGGCGCGGGAACGTTACCGCCAGGACACGTCCTGTTCGAGCCGTACTTCTATGATGTGCGCACCGCCCACACGAACAGCTTCGGTTCGAGCGCGTTTGTCGTGTACGGACTCGCGGATCGCATTGCGCTCGGATTCATTCCCGTCATCGGTTACAACAAGCAGAGCAGGAACTCGGGCGGTGGCAAGAGCAGCTCGCATGTCGGGTTGGGCGACGTCAGCCTACTCACGCAGTACCGGCTCACACAGTTTCATGAAGGCAGCTGGATCCCGACCATCTCCGCCCTGGTCGAGGAGACAGTTCCGACCGGCAAGTACGATCGACTGGGAGACCGGCCGAGCGATGGGTTGGGCCAGGGAGCGTACACGACGACGTTGTCGATCTACTCGCAGACGTATTTCTGGATGCCGAATGGCCGGATACTGCGTACGCGACTGGATCTGTCGCAG
Proteins encoded:
- a CDS encoding NIPSNAP family protein, with translation MTCLPAPSTPWPVVELRRYTLRPGKRETLIALFDREFLETQEECGMDVIAQFRDIDHPDVFTWLRGFTDMDSRETALAAFYDGAAWIAHRDAANATMIDSDNVRLLRPATPTSGFEHGKEGRADICATRIPTGLTVVTIYTIAPHASAGFVDFFERTIAPELTASGAHPRAMLETKPAENTFPRLPVREGEHAFVWFAQFDDVGAYDRHCAKLCASREWSERKHALLEERLCAPVERWRLTRTARSLPLSYSRCDLSDQLSRGQGDP
- a CDS encoding transporter — encoded protein: MSRRTNVQRSLRCCTLLAALLPLRLSAQAGSDSLRQSLSDAWWTGPVAAAGAGTLPPGHVLFEPYFYDVRTAHTNSFGSSAFVVYGLADRIALGFIPVIGYNKQSRNSGGGKSSSHVGLGDVSLLTQYRLTQFHEGSWIPTISALVEETVPTGKYDRLGDRPSDGLGQGAYTTTLSIYSQTYFWMPNGRILRTRLDLSQAFSNAATVRDVSVYGTADGFRGHAKPGGSFFADASAEYSLTRRWVLALDVNYGQRAGTSVNGYDVLSSVSGQTSQGITMSSGWSDAIGFIPAVEYNWTPNLGVIFGVRRILPGRNSSGSVTPVMAINFVR